The window GTGTTGGTTCCAAATACTAAACGCATCAGCAATGAACCTGGAGAAGCAATTGTTGCTGCCCTTCAGACTGGGCGGGACGACGGAAAACCTTCGAAACAGTTGCCAGTCTTCCCAGGAGTCCCAACAAGTTCACCTACTTTCAGACTACGCAATCCTCAGCCATTAGTatagtatagttcacagggaaAAGAAACAACcttacaaaacaaacagacttGCATTGCTGGATTCTAAATGTTATACATTTTAGTTTATGACTGAATAGATGGAAAATGATAGAACAAGTGCAATATGTTTGAAAGGCTAGCCAGTTTGATTGATCCCTTAAGGGAAGGATTTCCATTTCTGGTCTTCGATTTCCATTATTTGGCATCTTTTAGATGTTTGCCTGCTTCAAcgcaccctgatacaaatgactttgtccttaacagacttgtgcagacctttatAACAAACCCATGGTGatccattgattagaatcaggtgtgttaagcAGACGATGGTCCTTAAGGACTGGAATTGGACACTCCCACCTTAGTGTGTCCAGTCGTCTTCTGCATCTTTGTAAAACCATCTAACAAACTGCATATCTTTTTGATTCTCCTCTTGCCAGAAAAAAacgatttaaataaaaacagtgaaCAAACTGTGAGACGTCTTAAACAATTTTCCTTGGACAGACAAGAGTAACACAGGGAGTGGACGGAAGGAAAATGATCCCATGCACATCAGATATTGTTGACTCCATAGTCGGCTTAAACTGTTATTGATGTGAATATCAACTGAGGCAATCGATGGTAAGtgctgaaggaaaaaaaatagtttgCATGAACAGGTTCATTCTTACGTAAGAGTGAGAAAACCAGCCCACAGGTTGCAATGCTTTTCCGATGTTTTGGGGCGGGATCTTCTTTATAAAGTCTCTCACTACCCCCCTGTTGCTGAGAGTCAGCTCCTAAGAACGATGTTTGTGATTTTAGCTGCTGTAGCAGTGTTTCTGGAGGCAGTCTCTGCCACCTCCGTAAGTGATTTACCaagaacattttcttttttaatatagGCCCTATTATGTTGTAGTGTTTTCTAGTTAGTGTCCATTTATGAAACTATAGCTCTTCTATTGTTTTCAATTGACTAATTTTGGCAAAAAACCatgcatatatattttttttacaattgcgCAGACTTTTCATTGATTATTACATATTCATGAACTCAGTCATAAAGTGTAGTTCAAGAGAGTTTACATTTTGGACTTACACATCAGCTCCATCTCTTgatcttttttctgtttcatattTGCAGCTCGGGACTGTGTACACCGAGGGAGGGATGGTGGAGGGTGAAAACATTCGCCTTGGGTTGTTGGTAAACCGTCGTTACATGGACATCTTCAAAGGAATTCCCTTTGCTGCCATGCCTGGAAGGTTTCAGAAGCCAAAGCCTCACCCTGGTTGGGATGGTGAGTAGACTAAGTGGTACAATCATCAGCTCTGCTGTTTGTAATACTTTGAGCTGAAAACCCAGTCATTTTACCCCTGAATCATTGTTGTTTCATAAAAGCTCTGAAAAGCCAAgtctgctctgattggtcagttgTTTAGCCAACAATGGTGGAGTGCTAGCAGCTGCCCCTTTCTTAGTTTGAGCTATGCCAAACTGGTCACATGGCATTTAACTACTAAACAGACTTTCATAGTTTGACTTGCTGGACTTTGATAATTGATAAGCCTGTTCAGTATTAGGCCAATGTatcataataatacatttaacttgtaatgcactttacattcatgaatctcaaagtgctacacttagaccattattcattcatacacatcctcactggtggtggtaagctacatttatagccacagctgccctggggcagacggATGGAAGCGTGGCTTCCATTCCgcaccaaacggcccctccgaccaccaccaacattcatacacattcaagcacattcacacggggcaaggtgggtaaggtgtcttgcccaaggacactacgacagcaactgggacggagcgggattggaaccgccgaccttccgatcattggacgacccgctctaccacctgagctactgccgccccggcAGAACACACAATCTgtctttattattatcatttttaacTTCCACCCCTCTCACACTGTGTGTGTCTCTGGTCAGGTGTTCTAAAGGCGACTGAATACAGAAAGAGATGTCTTCAGCTGACCCTCCTTCAGACTGAGACCAGAGGCAGTGAGGACTGTCTTTACCTTAACGTCTGGGTTCCTCATGGCCGCAGAGGTAAAGATTGAAAGATTATGTGAGAACACCATTAAGGCGAGTTAAAATTGCTGAACTTTATATTCCTTCTCTAGTAGTGTCTAGTAACTTGCCTGTCATGGTGTGGATCTACGGAGGAGCATTCTTGGTTGGAGGTTCGATGGGTGGAAACTTCCTGGATAACTATCTCTACAGTGGTCAGGAAATTGCAGATAGAGGAGAGGTTATAGTGGTGACATTGGGATACCGTGTAGGAGCCATGGGTTTCCTGAGCACAGGAGACTCTAGTATGCCTGGTAGGTAACTGTCAAGACTCTGAAGCTCAAGGTCCTGCCTATTTTTACCAATGGAGCATTAAAACAGTAGCGGTATTTAGTGTAAAAGTATCTGTCTTTAACCGTCATCAGGAAATTATGGTCTGTGGGACCAGCAGGCTGCCATTGCATGGGTGCACAGGAACATTCGATCATTTGGAGGAAACCCTGACAACATCACCATCTTTGGAGAGTCTGCAGGTGGAGCCAGTGTTAGTTTTCAGGTGAGAAACCTTGTTCTTAGTTTGTTTGTCTTGGTCGAGGTAATTGTGAAGACAAATAGAGATTAAACTAAAAAGATCTCTTAGTTTATGAATATGATTCGAAATCTGTTTGAAGACCAGACTAAAACGTTTATTCTTCTCTCTTAACTCACAGACTCTCACTCCTCACAACAAAGGTCTCTTTAAGAGAGCCATCTCCCAGAGTGGCGTTGCTCTTTGCCCTTGGGCAATCAACAGAAACCCCCGCAAGTTGGCTGAGGAGGTAAATAACAGCTTCTCTGACTGGTTGTCTGTTTATTCATTTGGAGTACTTTAAACACGTACATCGTGTTTACTTTGTGTAAACTTCAATGATATGTCGGGATGTTTGGAACCAGATTGCCCTGAAAGTCAACTGCCCCACTGATGAGAAAATGGCTGCCTGTCTGAGGATGACCGATCCTGTGGTCCTGACCATGGCGGGTGATTTGTCTCTGACCAGTTCCCCCGACAGTAAGCAACACATACTGAGCAGTTTACCATTTCAATTCTTAGTTTTGCATCCAATCTTCACTGTGGTATAATTCTCCATCCGATCAAGTATAAAATGACAGTAAAGAGAGATTAACAGGGAATAAAAAACCCTCcaccagaaccagactcaggGAAGGTAGTCCTCTGCAtcaagataaaataagataagataaggttTGGGCACTGAGAAAATAGGAAAAGAGAGATTAGTCCGGGATATCAGCCTATGAAACACAAAAGAGTAAATTAACAATCCTAATTGCAACAATAATAATGAAAGAGAGATGTGCATCACTCCGTGTATACACCAGCGTAACTAAAGAGATAGTTCAGGGCACCTGAGTCAGCCCCAAATACAACCTTTGTCATAAAGGAAGGCTTTATATGATATTGTTCAAAAGTGATGGGGCTCATATTTTTAACACAATGCTTGTGACATAGTTGTTATTAATACATTTCAACTATTACCCATCATATtaagatggagatgttgttgaaatgtaaaacaaaattaaaaataccTAGTTCAGGAGAAATATATATTACAAGTGTGTGATCTTATGTATCAATGTGAAACCTTCCCagttaatttatatttataatttgttttgaaataaatctgaCAAACATCTGTAAAAAATAACTGTTAATTGATTAATTATCCTGCTACGTGTGTAGTTTATTCATTGTAATAACTCAGTTTcaaagtggtactcttgtactTGCACAAAAAGCCCTTTGATACTTCGATGAAAATGGATCCTGACAAATATGTTTCATCTGCCAATTCTCATAtgtattcaaaaaacatttaattctATATATTTAGCAAAAATGTCAATACCAGATATTTACAGTATGTTGTCAGTACTGTATAAAACCGCTTGTTTGACTGAATGTCTGTTAGGTCCGATTGTGTCCAACATGGCCCTGTCTCCTGTGCTGGATGGCGACTTCCTGCCAGACGAGCCTCAAAACCTGTTCAGCAACGCTGCAGAAATCGACTACTTGGCTGGAGTGAACGACATGGATGGACATTTGTTCACCGGTTTTGATGTTCCATCGGTCAACTCTCATTTGGTGTCTACCCCTGTGTAAGTTCAAGTTATTTGGTCTGGTGATAATTCCAAAATAGGTTTATTGAAATTTGATTATGCCTGTCGAGTATTTAGTACTTTTGGCTGCAGGAAAGTATTTTACCAGATCTCAGTATTAAATACTCTCTTTCTGATTGCAGTGAGACTGTGAAGAGACTCTTGGCTTCCTTCACAAAGGAGAAGGGCCAGCTCGGTTTGGATAATGCCTACTCCACATACACCTTAGACTGGGGATCAAATCCCAACAAGGAGACGATCAAGAAAACTGTTGTGGCCATTGAAACAGACTACATCTTCCTAATTCCTACACAGAACGCCCTTTATCTTCATGCTTCTGCTGCCACGTGAGAATGATTTCTTGATCAACATTTGTCACAGTCAGTTTATTAAATGCAATCACACATGGGTGAGGGGTTAAAAAAGCCAATAAAAAAAAGCCAATAAAGCCTATCTGCAGATAGTTTTGGGTGTAGtccattgaattgaatttcaaATGTCATATTGACCATCTTGTAAACAAACTGTCCAAGTACGTTGGCTTGTTCTACAAGATCAGACACTTCCTTCCTCTGTCTGCCCTTGTTACTTTGTACACTGTAAACTACTGCAATGTGATATGGTGCAACACCTTCACAAGCCATCTTAAAAAACTATAATCTTTGCAA of the Cololabis saira isolate AMF1-May2022 chromosome 11, fColSai1.1, whole genome shotgun sequence genome contains:
- the LOC133455419 gene encoding bile salt-activated lipase-like isoform X2 → MFVILAAVAVFLEAVSATSLGTVYTEGGMVEGENIRLGLLVNRRYMDIFKGIPFAAMPGRFQKPKPHPGWDGVLKATEYRKRCLQLTLLQTETRGSEDCLYLNVWVPHGRRVSSNLPVMVWIYGGAFLVGGSMGGNFLDNYLYSGQEIADRGEVIVVTLGYRVGAMGFLSTGDSSMPGNYGLWDQQAAIAWVHRNIRSFGGNPDNITIFGESAGGASVSFQTLTPHNKGLFKRAISQSGVALCPWAINRNPRKLAEEIALKVNCPTDEKMAACLRMTDPVVLTMAGDLSLTSSPDSPIVSNMALSPVLDGDFLPDEPQNLFSNAAEIDYLAGVNDMDGHLFTGFDVPSVNSHLVSTPVETVKRLLASFTKEKGQLGLDNAYSTYTLDWGSNPNKETIKKTVVAIETDYIFLIPTQNALYLHASAATTGRTYSYLFSQPNRMGGLTLPYPSWMGADHADDLQYVFGKPFSTPLGYWPSHRDVSGYMIAYWTNFAKTGDPNSGDLKVPVSWPKFTTSGHHYLDIHSRMRKDSVKQMMRTRYVHFWSSVFPNLPSIISE
- the LOC133455419 gene encoding bile salt-activated lipase-like isoform X1, whose amino-acid sequence is MFVILAAVAVFLEAVSATSLGTVYTEGGMVEGENIRLGLLVNRRYMDIFKGIPFAAMPGRFQKPKPHPGWDGVLKATEYRKRCLQLTLLQTETRGSEDCLYLNVWVPHGRRVVSSNLPVMVWIYGGAFLVGGSMGGNFLDNYLYSGQEIADRGEVIVVTLGYRVGAMGFLSTGDSSMPGNYGLWDQQAAIAWVHRNIRSFGGNPDNITIFGESAGGASVSFQTLTPHNKGLFKRAISQSGVALCPWAINRNPRKLAEEIALKVNCPTDEKMAACLRMTDPVVLTMAGDLSLTSSPDSPIVSNMALSPVLDGDFLPDEPQNLFSNAAEIDYLAGVNDMDGHLFTGFDVPSVNSHLVSTPVETVKRLLASFTKEKGQLGLDNAYSTYTLDWGSNPNKETIKKTVVAIETDYIFLIPTQNALYLHASAATTGRTYSYLFSQPNRMGGLTLPYPSWMGADHADDLQYVFGKPFSTPLGYWPSHRDVSGYMIAYWTNFAKTGDPNSGDLKVPVSWPKFTTSGHHYLDIHSRMRKDSVKQMMRTRYVHFWSSVFPNLPSIISE